One part of the Falco peregrinus isolate bFalPer1 chromosome 14, bFalPer1.pri, whole genome shotgun sequence genome encodes these proteins:
- the LOC129785629 gene encoding T-cell activation Rho GTPase-activating protein-like has protein sequence FGQPLAALCGEDNTLPRPIQELLAVLRQQGPATEGIFRRAAGGTELRQLREALDRGKDIDVGSQPALLLAVILKDFLRSIPTKLLVVDLYEEWMAAMERASKQAKVEELKAVANKLPAANLLLLKRLMALLQHIGHNAATSRMSCSNLAICVGPNL, from the exons tttgggcagcccctggcagccctctgtggggaggacaacacgctgccccggcccatccag gagctgctggctgtcctgcgccAGCAAGGACCAGCAACGGAGGGGATATTCCGCAGAGCTGCCGGTGGGACAGAACTTCGGCAGCTGCGCGAGGCCCTGGACCGCGGCAAGGACATCGATGTAGGAAgccagcctgcgctgctgctggccgtcatcttgaag gacttcctgcgaagcatccccaccaagctcctcgTCGTCGACCTCTACGAGGAAtggatggcagccatggagagggccagcaagcaggccaaggtggaggagctgaaagc ggtggccAACAAGTTGCCTGCggccaacctcctcctcctgaagcggctgatggccctgctgcagcacatcggccacaacgcagccaccagcagaatgagctgcagcaacctggccatctgcgtcgggcccaacctg